In Drosophila innubila isolate TH190305 chromosome 2R unlocalized genomic scaffold, UK_Dinn_1.0 1_C_2R, whole genome shotgun sequence, the following are encoded in one genomic region:
- the LOC117783324 gene encoding protein hunchback translates to MQRTATTTTTIEEISSNATINGATISESIGITTIETTPTPAERQHHHHHHHKHHHEHHQREESETTLVITDVSDGQVIIETDTEQPQEQHHHHQHRHHHQRHRQKQQKAPQPPVPPPLPTTAPPYLTPTESLTQEEFVWQTDLDLPPQQSAPTSPEVEAPTPPAPPSIQSIQAAATVAATTTVATVAATTTQPPDVCQTELIIETTGTAAPSSPTELVFVGVVSAETTDKRSKSYRVSTDLEAPPQEPKKCCRCIIA, encoded by the coding sequence atgcaacgaacagcaacgacaacaacaacaatagaggAAATTAGCTCAAATGCAACGATAAATGGTGCAACGATAAGTGAATCGATAGGCATCACAACAATTGAGACAACGCCGACGCCAGCAGAGcgacaacatcatcatcatcatcatcataagcATCATCATGAACATCATCAAAGGGAAGAAAGTGAAACGACTTTGGTTATAACTGATGTAAGCGATGGCCAAGTTATTATCGAAACAGACACAGAGCAGCCACAagagcaacatcatcatcatcaacatcgtcatcatcatcagcggCATCGTCAGAAACAGCAAAAAGCGCCACAACCACCAGTGCCACCGCCATTACCCACAACAGCACCACCCTATCTCACACCCACCGAGAGCCTGACGCAGGAGGAGTTTGTGTGGCAAACGGACTTGGATCTGCCACCGCAGCAGTCAGCGCCCACATCACCTGAAGTTGAGGCACCTACACCACCCGCACCACCTAGCATACAGAGTATTCAGGCAGCAGCAAccgtagcagcaacaacaacagtagcaacagtagcagcaacaacaacacaaccaCCAGATGTTTGCCAAACGGAGCTCATCATAGAGACTACAGGTACAGCAGCACCGTCATCACCCACCGAGCTGGTATTCGTCGGCGTGGTATCTGCCGAAACCACGGACAAGCGGAGCAAGAGTTACAGAGTCAGCACCGATTTGGAGGCGCCACCGCAAGAGCCCAAGAAATGTTGCCGTTGCATCATTGCCTAA